From the Anguilla rostrata isolate EN2019 chromosome 12, ASM1855537v3, whole genome shotgun sequence genome, the window TGTTTACAAGAGTTTATCTGGTAATGTTACCGTTAGGCTATATTGTGGAAAGTTATTACAGCAATCACCACAGTGCCACCACATCACAGAACACCTCATCATAGCAAATTAACCTTGAAGAAGTAAATTAACGGCAgaaaaggacggagtgtagcacagtgggtaaggaactagacttgtaaccgaaaggtcgcaggtttgattcccgggtaaggacactgccgttgtacccttgagcaaggtacttaacctgcattgcttcagcatatatccagctgtataaatggatacaatgtaaaaaatgctttgtaaaagttctgtaagtcgctctggataagagcgtctgctaaatgcctgtaatgtaatgtaatgtattttgccTACACTATTTCTTCTCTGAATCAAAAGTGTAAGGCAGACTGAAAGACTGGACACCTGGGAAAATCTTTAAagattatggtggtcagccttcTACCCTCTGTaggcttcaccgaactgagatttagcAATAGTGCTAatcccgggagcatatattacattacaggcatttagcagacgctcttatccagagcgacgtacaacaagtgcatcagttcaaggtgcagaggtgcaaaagaaacacactagagcagtggtgtcaaactcgtgccatggagggccgtgtgtatgcaggttttcattgcagcctcagatcttgattatataattagttaaattatttgctgaattagggatgcaggtttgtgcacaatggtgacccgacgtctatggtgacccgcattgtctaaataaaaattttcttatattctgtgcttcaatgcagttaaacgcatatggctgaatgagtaattggactcaattaaggcagcattaattggttggaatgaaaacctgcatacacacggccctccatggcacgagtttgacaccactgcactagagtgaagtaaagatcgcagtgccagaagtgaccacatagatcaggactccaaccctgcaGGGTAACCTGTtcggcaaacaaacaaacaatcctgccaaataaaaactaacgtgatctcattagcctaactaggtacattgagctaaactttaggctagggaggggtggggagaggtgcagactgaagagatgagtctttagtctgcgtttgaaggtagtcagattctctgctgttctgaccgccacggggaggtcattccaccagcgaggggccaggacagacagcagacacgagcgggaagtacagacacggagagggggaggtgccaagcgtccagaggtggcagaacagagaggtctggctggtgtgtagggtctgatgatcctctggatgtatcctggtgctgaccccttagctgcctggtatgcaagcaccaaagtcttaaatttgatgtgagccataacaggcagccagtggaggtcagtgagcaggggggtgacatgggaatgtctggggaggttgtagaccagacgcgctgcagcattctggatgagctgcaggggtctgatggcggatgctggcagaccagccagcagcgagttatagtagtccaggcgggacaggaccatcgcttgaaccaggagctgggttgcgtaggtggtgaggaaggggcggattctccggatgttgtacaggaagaacctgcacgttcgactcaccgccatgatgttctgggagagggacagtctgttgttcatcaccactccgaggttttttgcggtgagtgatgatgacaccacggcgtcccctagggaaatggaaaagtcaaggaggttagaggatggagcagggatggagatcatctctgtcttacctgggttcaccTTAAGATGGTgtttatccatccagctctggatgtccctcaggcaagcagagatgcgagcggagacctgtgtgtcagagggggggaaggaaagaaagagttgggtgtcatcggcataacaatgataggacaaatcatgggcagagattacaggactaagagattgggtgtacaggataggaggggaccaaggactgagccctgaggaactcctgtggcaagggggcgaggtgccgatactgcaccagcccaggcgacttggaaggagcgaccagagaggtaggactcgatccagtctagtgctgtgccacagatccccatagctgccagggaggacaggaggatgaggtgatcgactgtgtcgaaggcagcagaaaggtctaggaggatcaggacagacgaggctgcttgtgcggcgtgaagcgactcacagaccgagaggagtgcggtctctgtcgagtggccaggtctgaagccggactggtgggggtctaggaggttgttcagcaagagaaaagaggagagttgggtagaagcagctcgttcaattgttttggataagaaaggaagaagggaaacaggacggtagttctggatgatggagggatccagagtggcctttttcagcagtggggtgatgtgggccagcttgaaggaagaggggaaacatccagaagacaaggaggagttcacaagggagggGACAAACGGGAGGATCAGGTGTGatagtctggaggagagaggaagggatagggtcaagagcacaggtggttacattacattacattacattcatttggcagacgcttttatccaaagcgacgtacaaaagtgcattttcatgatcgtagacaactgctgaacacgggttcagtaaggtacaattacttattttgtacagctatttctagccgagaacaatgaacactatcctggtctaacatctgc encodes:
- the LOC135235844 gene encoding uncharacterized protein LOC135235844, producing the protein MDKHHLKVNPGKTEMISIPAPSSNLLDFSISLGDAVVSSSLTAKNLGVVMNNRLSLSQNIMAVSRTCRFFLYNIRRIRPFLTTYATQLLVQAMVLSRLDYYNSLLAGLPASAIRPLQLIQNAAARLVYNLPRHSHVTPLLTDLHWLPVMAHIKFKTLVLAYQAAKGSAPGYIQRIIRPYTPARPLCSATSGRLAPPPLRVCTSRSCLLSVLAPRWWNDLPVAVRTAENLTTFKRRLKTHLFSLHLSPPLPSLKFSSMYLVRLMRSR